The Mercurialis annua linkage group LG2, ddMerAnnu1.2, whole genome shotgun sequence genome contains a region encoding:
- the LOC126667915 gene encoding uncharacterized protein LOC126667915, protein MATIPHFDPKQKKPSMFESAGRSFVIRFLKSYISTGCLILLEEGGSTLTFEGADKRCSLKVDLQIFNPQFYWKVMTRADVGLADAYIDGDFSFSDKDQGLLHLIMLLIANKDSNKSVSNSNKKGNWWTPLFFTAGFATIKMLYQHASRKNSLTQARRNISQHYNVSNDFFAVFLGETMTYSTAIFKTEEEDLKTAQMRKISILIEKSRIQEKHQVLDIGCGWGTFGIEVVKRTGCKYTGITLSEEQLKFAQNKVKEAGLQDHITLKLCDYRQLPETEKFDRIISCEMIEHVGHEYMDEFFRCCESLLAEKGLFILQFISMADEQYEEYRRSAGFVKEYIFPGGCLPSFSRVISAMNSASTLSVEHVENIGSHYGRTLRFWRKNFLDNKRKIIEMGFDEKLIRTWEYYFDYCAAGFMTYNLGDYQMVFSRPGNMEALGDPYKGFPSAYC, encoded by the exons ATGGCAACTATACCGCATTTTGATCCAAAGCAGAAGAAACCTTCTATGTTCGAATCTGCCGGTCGCAGTTTCGTTATTCGATTTCTCAAATCCTACATTTCTACTGGCTGTTTAAT TTTATTAGAAGAAGGAGGTTCAACTCTTACTTTTGAGGGAGCTGATAAAAGATGTTCTCTAAAAGTTGATTTGCAAATCTTCAATCCCCAGTTCTACTGGAAG GTAATGACAAGGGCAGATGTAGGCCTTGCCGATGCTTATATTGATGGGGACTTTTCTTTTTCCGACAAGGATCAAGGTCTTTTACATTTAATCATG CTGCTGATCGCGaataaagattcaaataaatcaGTTTCAAATTCGAACAAGAAAGG GAATTGGTGGACACCATTGTTTTTCACAGCTGGTTTTGCTACTATAAAAATGTTGTATCAGCATGCTTCCAGAAAGAATTCTCTTACACAAGCTCGTAGAAATATCTCCCAACACTATAATGTG AGTAATGATTTCTTTGCCGTGTTCTTGGGTGAAACAATGACTTACTCCACTGCTATATTCAAG ACGGAAGAGGAAGACTTGAAAACAGCCCAGATGAggaaaatttccattttgattgAAAAG TCAAGAATTCAAGAGAAACATCAAGTTCTTGACATTGGTTGCGGCTGGGGAACCTTCGGTATTGAAGTTGTGAAGCGAACCGGATGTAAATACACTGGCATTACTCTGTCTGAGGAGCAACTCAAATTTGCACAAAACAAAGTCAAGGAAGCTGGCCTTCAG GATCATATCACACTTAAACTCTGTGACTATCGTCAACTGCCTGAAACAGAGAAATTTGACAGAATCATATCTTG TGAAATGATTGAGCATGTCGGACATGAATACATGGACGAGTTCTTCCGTTGCTGCGAATCGCTGCTAGCCGAAAAGGGTCTTTTTATTTTACAG TTCATATCTATGGCGGATGAGCAATACGAAGAGTACAGGAGAAGTGCAGGTTTTGTGAAGGAATATATATTCCCTGGTGGATGCTTGCCTTCATTTAGTAGGGTCATTTCAGCCATGAATAGTGCATCAACACTGAG CGTGGAGCATGTCGAAAACATCGGAAGTCATTACGGAAGAACATTGAGATTCTGGAGAAAAAATTTCTTGGACAACAAGAG aaaaatcatTGAAATGGGATTTGATGAAAAGTTGATAAGGACATGGGAATACTACTTTGACTACTGTGCTGCTGGCTTTATGACATACAATCTTGGTGATTATCAG ATGGTATTTTCTCGGCCTGGAAACATGGAGGCATTAGGGGATCCATACAAAGGTTTTCCATCAGCATACTGCTGA